In a single window of the Niabella ginsenosidivorans genome:
- a CDS encoding ferredoxin--NADP reductase produces MPLTWLKGTIVKIIEETYNTRRYFIEVPELESFDFVAGQFVTIDCPIHEKPNKRWRSYSIASAPDGTNVYELVIVLVEDGLATPWMFSTWKVGTEILFRGPQGVFTLKETHLQNDLFLVCTGTGIAPFRSMLHWLLRENVPHKTIYLIYGCRSQRDLLYYEEMKTLQLEYFHYIPTLSREEWEGRTGYVHAIYEEHSGGRPGSNFFLCGWKNMIEEARQRIVQLGFNKSAIHFELYG; encoded by the coding sequence ATGCCCCTTACCTGGCTTAAAGGAACGATTGTAAAAATTATTGAAGAAACGTACAATACCCGCCGGTATTTTATTGAGGTGCCGGAACTGGAGTCTTTTGATTTTGTTGCAGGCCAGTTTGTTACTATCGATTGCCCGATTCATGAAAAGCCGAATAAGCGCTGGCGCAGCTATTCCATTGCCAGCGCGCCCGATGGTACTAATGTATATGAACTGGTGATTGTGCTGGTAGAAGATGGTCTGGCCACACCCTGGATGTTCAGTACCTGGAAGGTGGGGACGGAAATCCTGTTCCGGGGGCCACAGGGAGTATTTACATTAAAAGAAACGCATTTGCAGAATGATCTGTTTCTGGTTTGTACCGGAACGGGCATTGCTCCGTTCCGGAGCATGCTGCACTGGCTGTTGCGTGAAAATGTACCTCATAAAACTATTTACCTGATCTATGGATGTCGTTCCCAAAGAGACCTGCTGTATTATGAGGAAATGAAAACGCTGCAACTGGAGTATTTTCATTATATCCCCACCCTGTCCAGGGAAGAATGGGAGGGGCGAACGGGCTATGTACATGCTATTTATGAAGAGCACTCGGGCGGGAGGCCCGGCAGCAACTTTTTTTTATGTGGCTGGAAGAATATGATTGAGGAAGCCCGCCAGCGCATTGTACAGCTGGGTTTTAATAAAAGCGCCATCCATTTTGAGCTGTACGGATAA
- a CDS encoding helix-turn-helix domain-containing protein — protein MSTPITEYQKLFGQKVKKLRERRKMSQLDLAVACNVEKTAISRIERGRTNPTLKTAVALSQALEVKIKTLFDF, from the coding sequence ATGTCAACGCCCATTACCGAATATCAAAAATTATTTGGACAGAAGGTGAAAAAACTCCGCGAAAGGAGAAAAATGTCCCAACTGGATTTGGCGGTGGCATGCAACGTAGAAAAAACTGCAATCTCCAGAATCGAAAGGGGCCGCACAAATCCCACTTTGAAAACAGCAGTAGCACTTAGTCAGGCGTTAGAGGTAAAGATCAAAACACTGTTTGATTTTTAA
- a CDS encoding restriction endonuclease yields the protein MEQIYAQRVLSIKLGQSGQYEKECIENNTLRLGYREVDHQFCITQQWDKVHNYFTTEAGAKSFVATSHTNQVKQFYEEGPDTLWITFYANKLWWCFSNPEITLWDDKTKTRPVIGSWSDKDINGNLLLSGNISGKLLKTQGFRGTICSVIEHKYALAKINGEQMQEVVEVEQALANLKTKLTLLIQNLQWKDFETLVDLIFRQAGWQRVSDTGKTQKTLDLDLFAPVTGERAIVQIKAQSNIHEFQDYLKKFELMNNYDRFFYVVHTFVSTLNRIPEQEDNKVNLYLVDKVSELTISAGLTEWVIKKTT from the coding sequence ATGGAACAAATCTACGCGCAACGGGTTCTCTCTATTAAACTCGGACAATCTGGCCAGTATGAAAAGGAATGTATTGAAAACAACACCCTTCGACTTGGTTACCGGGAGGTAGATCATCAGTTTTGCATAACCCAGCAATGGGATAAGGTACATAACTATTTTACCACAGAAGCCGGAGCTAAGTCTTTCGTTGCCACCAGCCACACTAACCAGGTAAAGCAATTCTATGAGGAAGGGCCTGATACGCTTTGGATAACTTTTTACGCCAATAAACTTTGGTGGTGCTTTTCCAACCCGGAAATCACCCTTTGGGATGATAAAACAAAGACCCGGCCCGTTATTGGTTCGTGGTCAGATAAAGACATCAACGGTAACCTCCTGCTATCCGGCAACATTAGCGGTAAGCTTTTGAAAACACAGGGCTTTCGGGGCACTATTTGCTCCGTTATTGAACACAAGTATGCGCTGGCCAAAATCAACGGGGAGCAAATGCAGGAGGTAGTGGAAGTAGAACAGGCGTTGGCTAATCTGAAAACCAAGCTCACACTCCTAATCCAAAACCTGCAATGGAAGGACTTTGAAACCTTGGTGGATTTGATTTTCCGGCAGGCGGGCTGGCAAAGGGTAAGCGATACCGGTAAAACACAAAAGACCTTAGATCTGGATCTTTTTGCGCCGGTTACCGGGGAACGGGCTATAGTTCAGATTAAAGCCCAATCCAACATCCATGAGTTTCAGGATTATCTAAAAAAATTTGAGCTGATGAATAACTATGATAGGTTTTTCTACGTGGTACATACTTTTGTTTCTACGTTGAATAGAATTCCTGAACAAGAAGACAACAAGGTGAATCTTTATCTCGTGGATAAGGTATCAGAACTGACTATCTCGGCCGGGCTTACTGAATGGGTTATTAAAAAAACTACGTAA
- a CDS encoding GntP family permease — MHYMQASSPFIIVLALSAGTGLIVLLSARYKMHPFFSLLTACFVTGWLGGLEPEALLTVMKEGFGKIMSSLGFIIAVGTALGMVLQVNGATTAMANAIIRRVGNKRSILAMSLTGFIVGLPIFCDSGYVVLNGLNQSMTRKTGMGVAAMSTAMATGLYVVHCFIPPHPGITAAVGTLNASFGKIIVYGFLVAVPVMLTGYYWAVRAGKKIPQTDTAADTVMEQATGNKPLPRALPAFIPVIVPVLLIALRALAAGFSFWGNEIIEQLLVIGDPAVALVIGLILALCISPKWKPGELGKLIHHGLEKAGGILVIIGAGGAFGMVINALKIQDYLAKTEGLHALGLFFPFLVAVILKTAQGSSTVAVLTAASIVLPFLPGLHLDGENGRVIAVLAMGAGSMAVSHVNDAYFWVITNFSGQELKQVLRVYSMATVFMAVVGILSVYLLSLMIL, encoded by the coding sequence ATGCATTATATGCAGGCTTCTTCTCCGTTTATTATTGTACTGGCCCTTTCGGCGGGCACAGGCCTTATTGTTCTTTTGAGCGCGCGGTACAAAATGCACCCGTTCTTTTCCCTGCTTACAGCCTGCTTTGTTACGGGCTGGCTGGGCGGCCTGGAGCCGGAGGCCCTGCTTACTGTTATGAAAGAGGGCTTTGGAAAAATAATGAGCTCCCTGGGCTTTATTATTGCCGTGGGCACTGCATTGGGAATGGTATTGCAGGTGAACGGCGCTACAACAGCAATGGCTAATGCCATTATCAGGCGTGTGGGCAACAAGCGGTCCATTCTTGCTATGAGCCTTACGGGCTTTATTGTTGGGCTTCCCATTTTCTGCGATTCAGGGTATGTGGTGTTAAACGGCCTGAACCAGTCTATGACCCGCAAAACCGGTATGGGGGTTGCTGCTATGAGCACAGCAATGGCTACCGGCTTGTATGTGGTACATTGTTTTATTCCGCCTCATCCCGGCATTACCGCTGCTGTGGGCACTTTAAATGCCAGCTTTGGAAAGATAATTGTTTACGGGTTCCTGGTGGCGGTCCCTGTTATGCTGACCGGTTATTACTGGGCGGTGCGGGCGGGTAAAAAGATTCCCCAGACTGATACAGCAGCGGATACTGTTATGGAACAGGCAACCGGTAATAAGCCGCTGCCCCGGGCATTGCCTGCATTTATTCCGGTAATAGTGCCTGTTTTACTGATTGCGCTGAGGGCCCTTGCCGCCGGTTTTTCTTTTTGGGGAAACGAGATCATTGAGCAGCTCTTAGTCATTGGCGATCCGGCTGTTGCCCTGGTAATCGGGCTCATACTGGCCCTGTGCATTTCCCCGAAGTGGAAGCCGGGCGAACTGGGAAAACTTATCCACCACGGGTTGGAGAAGGCAGGGGGTATACTGGTAATTATTGGTGCAGGCGGGGCTTTTGGAATGGTCATTAATGCATTGAAGATACAGGACTACCTGGCAAAAACAGAAGGGCTGCATGCTTTGGGCCTGTTCTTTCCCTTTTTGGTGGCAGTGATCTTAAAAACGGCGCAGGGCTCTTCCACTGTAGCTGTTCTTACTGCAGCCTCCATCGTGCTGCCTTTTTTGCCCGGGCTGCACCTGGATGGTGAAAACGGGCGGGTTATTGCGGTGTTGGCCATGGGCGCGGGATCTATGGCTGTATCTCATGTAAATGATGCCTATTTTTGGGTGATCACCAATTTCTCCGGACAGGAGTTGAAACAGGTGTTAAGAGTGTATAGCATGGCTACGGTCTTTATGGCCGTTGTGGGCATCCTTTCCGTATATCTTTTGTCATTAATGATCTTGTAA
- a CDS encoding glycerate kinase → MKLVIAPNAFKNSLPATAAVEALKEGLLQSGLKGELVCCPVGDGGDGTGELLRQFFKAEVLLHKVKDPLGRMIEAPLGWIPETGTAIIEMADAAGLRLLQPEEYAPLYATTAGCGQLIKKALDKGAAEILLCIGGSATVDGGTGILSELGIVFKDKAGRRLQRLPADLPQLYGIEQQELDLRVLQTNIVILCDVQNRLLGTDGAAAVFGPQKGATTGDVLLLEKALQRFNRVTEQTTGVTMNDLDHSGAAGGVAAALCAFCRAKPVEGIAYFLEKINFKQQLVRADWVVTGEGIIDGQTLKGKAPFGVAKMAKEQGCKVIGVAGRVPASSDNVLGNYFDRLLSINEIAVPLEVAIRNTRINLIRAGIKIGKWLRAEAGDRKE, encoded by the coding sequence ATGAAGCTTGTAATAGCCCCCAACGCTTTTAAGAACAGCCTGCCTGCCACAGCGGCAGTTGAAGCCCTGAAAGAAGGCTTGCTGCAGAGTGGTCTTAAAGGTGAACTGGTTTGCTGCCCCGTGGGAGATGGTGGCGATGGTACGGGAGAACTGTTGCGGCAATTTTTTAAGGCCGAGGTTTTATTGCATAAAGTAAAAGACCCGTTGGGCAGGATGATAGAAGCGCCCCTCGGATGGATTCCGGAAACAGGAACCGCTATTATTGAAATGGCGGATGCTGCCGGGTTGCGCCTGTTGCAGCCGGAGGAATATGCTCCGCTATACGCTACTACAGCGGGTTGCGGGCAACTGATAAAAAAGGCGCTTGATAAAGGCGCTGCCGAAATCTTGCTTTGTATTGGCGGAAGCGCCACGGTAGACGGAGGCACAGGCATTTTAAGTGAACTGGGGATTGTTTTTAAAGACAAGGCCGGCCGGCGTTTGCAACGGTTGCCGGCTGATCTGCCGCAGCTTTATGGAATAGAGCAGCAGGAGCTGGATCTGCGGGTACTTCAAACCAATATCGTTATACTTTGTGATGTCCAAAACAGGTTGCTGGGCACAGATGGCGCGGCGGCTGTTTTTGGACCGCAAAAAGGGGCCACCACCGGGGATGTACTGTTACTGGAAAAAGCGCTTCAGCGGTTCAATAGGGTCACAGAGCAAACCACTGGTGTTACTATGAATGACCTGGACCACAGCGGTGCTGCGGGTGGTGTGGCCGCAGCGCTCTGTGCTTTTTGCAGGGCAAAGCCTGTGGAGGGAATCGCTTATTTTTTGGAGAAAATAAATTTTAAGCAGCAGTTAGTGCGGGCGGATTGGGTCGTTACCGGTGAAGGCATTATTGACGGGCAAACGCTGAAAGGTAAAGCTCCCTTTGGTGTGGCAAAGATGGCAAAGGAGCAGGGCTGTAAGGTGATCGGCGTTGCCGGCAGGGTTCCTGCATCATCTGATAATGTGCTGGGCAATTATTTTGACCGGCTTCTTTCCATTAATGAAATAGCGGTTCCGCTGGAAGTGGCTATCCGCAACACCAGGATCAATCTGATAAGGGCAGGCATAAAAATAGGAAAATGGCTCAGGGCGGAAGCCGGTGACAGAAAGGAATGA
- a CDS encoding SHOCT domain-containing protein: MKHLFATLPLFLFAILAQSQVTNESLQGLKLNDANRAIIKDGYTLSNGWHIQPGDTLYLGKGTLSNKAFASIYQSKTSFAAMGGTLNDKMNGQNSLKPGQATRVIVKRLQVIGSKRGGYTAIAVVGAGMIGYNYWVELDNAVESGEVKTPAQYASSKQTETDKPITSAADELKKYKELLDSGAISKEEYEAAKKKLLGN, from the coding sequence ATGAAACACTTATTCGCAACACTGCCGCTTTTTCTATTTGCTATCTTAGCCCAAAGCCAGGTAACTAATGAATCCTTACAGGGCCTGAAACTAAACGATGCCAACCGGGCTATAATAAAGGATGGATATACTTTATCCAATGGATGGCACATCCAGCCGGGCGATACCCTGTACTTAGGCAAAGGCACACTCTCTAACAAAGCTTTTGCGTCTATCTATCAATCTAAGACCAGCTTTGCTGCAATGGGCGGCACTCTTAATGACAAAATGAATGGGCAGAATAGCTTAAAGCCAGGTCAGGCGACCAGAGTAATTGTAAAACGATTGCAGGTGATAGGTTCCAAAAGAGGTGGATATACGGCAATAGCTGTTGTTGGTGCTGGTATGATCGGGTACAATTACTGGGTTGAGTTGGATAATGCGGTGGAATCTGGCGAAGTTAAAACACCTGCTCAATACGCATCATCGAAGCAGACTGAAACGGATAAACCAATCACCAGTGCTGCTGACGAACTTAAAAAGTATAAAGAATTGTTGGATTCTGGCGCCATCTCAAAAGAGGAGTATGAGGCTGCTAAGAAGAAACTATTAGGTAATTAA